The Mastacembelus armatus chromosome 20, fMasArm1.2, whole genome shotgun sequence DNA segment ataattgtaAATGCTAAATAGGAAAACTTAAAATACAGTGTTAATGTTGAATTGAGGAAATGTCACAACATAATAAACAATGCCTGATACAAGGACCCAGAGCTGATGTTGATCAGAATTGTTAACAGACTAATCAATTAACTTTCCTATGTTTTAGGTATTACACcatgtcttgagatgattttgaaacagcagttacagagatgatgtgtttctttcatatttttgaCAGTCTCTGCATAAACTCACAGTGGACAGATCACAGACCAGTGAAACTGCTCCCACAGACGACAAGCAAACTCGGAGACTGTATCCATCACTGCCAGATATAGACAGGTGAGGCACATCACATCATCAACTGGACATTATGCAATAATCCAGACACTTTACTGCCCTATTACtattaataaaatgcaaaatggcACCAAATGTTCAGTTTTGATGTAATTTTTGGTTATgtaaataatctgttttttagGTTTGATGTTTATGTGCCACAGCAGGACATTGAAGGAAGGCTTCACACAGCTGCAAACTGTCACCCTGAGGGTCTGCTGGATGACACACAGGTAATGTGGCTGTATGAGATGTAACAGTGGAAGATACATCTGAGAAAATATGTATTATCATGCTGTCATCGTCTGATTCCCAGACCACAAAGAAATGACAGCATTGCTAGTGTTACTGGAAACAGCCTAAAGAAAAACTTCCAAAAATGTGTAAAAGGAAGTCAGTGGATACAGTGACATTTCCTAACTGCTGCTGGTGGATCTGGTGTACTTAAATAGTTCCTCTTTGTTCACGTTTATGCCCTGCAGTCACATGTATCAGCTGTCAACAGTGACATGAGAATGAAAGCACAGATACTTATCTTGGAGGAGCAAAGACAAGAGGTGAGCATATTTCACAACAGAGATTTACATTCCTTTATGTTTTGAGTTATTTacacccccccaaaaaaaaaaaaaatgtggacaTACATTTAATACAAGATTCATGTTCTTCCTGTCTTACTCAGCTTCTTTCTATCAATGAGAAATGGGCAAGAGAGTACCAAACCATGGTGCAGTATTATAAAGAAAAGGCAAGTGGACACATTTACAGTCCAAGTCATTGTTTTATTCAGCTCACATCaatttaaatatgttgtttCACAGCTATCTGCACTGTATCATGTGTCTTTTCTTTACTTAACCCTCAGGTCAGGGATTTAAAAGCATTACTGCAACAAAGCAGCAATCACTTTGAAGAGGCGTTATGTGAGGAGGGAGAAATGCACGTCACATTATATAAGAAGCCAAAATTCAACACACTCAAAAATAAAGAGAGGAAATGGGTAAGTGCAACAGGCagattttaattataaatatatttaagacATGAATTGGTTTAAATCTGTAATATTTGAATAACCATCTGATCCACCTGTATTTTCTTTCacagactggagatgatgatGTCAACTCCGTGTTACTAGAGGCAGAAAAGGAGGCAAATGAGCTGCAAGCCCAGAACAAAACGCTGACCCGAAGAGGGCAGCACCAGCAGGAGGAGATAAAGCGCCTGAACAAGGTGAGGCATAAGACCAGTCGCAAAGTGAGGGAATAAAAACACACCTCCCCTCAACGCATATTAGAGTCAAGACACTTTGAGTATTTGTATCCTGCAACAAAAGTATTATAATGGTGGCATCACCTTTTCTTTACAGGCCCTGGAGGAGGTTCTTCAGACAACTCAGCCAACTGGGGATCTGTGGAAACATCAGGTCAGCTTTATTCACTATAGCTGTGCTTTTTTAAAGGAATAGCTCGACATTTTGGGGAATGCTTGCTGAGAGTTACATGAAAAGACCACAATGATACCACAATGTGAAGCTACAGGCAGGAGATAGTTAAGttacaataaataattagtCACCTTGGAGACTAaaagtattttcccaaaagtctaAGCTGTTGTATTTCTTTACTGCACTCTCTACATTCCCATGTGCTAATATCATGTCCCCTTGTTGTCCATCTTTAGGCTGAGACCTACAAAGAAGACTTTTTGAAAGAGCGCAGGGACAGAGAGATGCTGATGGACAAGTATTTAGAACTGAAGAAGAGGTGCATGAAAGTTCACAATGAGCTTTGTGTCCTTAAAGCTCAGGTAATACTGTGCACACAATTTGGTGTTTACATGTTCTACTGTGTTTGCTACTGTAAatagagaatttaaaaaaaacaaacattgtttttacaGGTGACTTGGAACTGGCTCTCACAGCCCGTGCTCAAATGCAGCTGCAAAAATCGAGCAAAATGTCGAAACTGGGAGGTCTGCCGGGAACCACATCAAGTTAAAGGGCCGTTACACTCTTGATAACAAACTCAATGGCCTCTCACTGTTTGTGTGATAATCCTCTGCTGCACTTTATGAAAGTCTCTTGTAAGATCTTGGCCGACTGCTTGCTGCAAGTTCATCTTGAGGTAGTTTTCAGAGTAGTCATAACAAGGCCGTTTGTGTAAATTGGACCCTTTGTACAGAAGCAAGAAAAAAACTTGTGGAAACACTTTCCAAGAAGAGAGGAGGATATAAATTATCGTGCTACCCAAACACTATTGAGATGAATGTTTATGAAAGGTGCAAAATGAATGAGGGATTGCACACTTGCCAACACATATAAGTGCAAATGGAAGCCAAGGAAAAGAATAACGCCCCATAATAGTGGTCTGATTTGGCAAAATTGGGCCTTCTTTCAAGGGTTAATGCTGAAACTTAAACATACAGAGGAACACTTACATCTGGAAAGGGGAAACAAATGAAAGTCATTTGGCTTTTTatgcagtattttttattttaccccAGTAGGATTGCAAAAATGTTTAGAACAGGagtcatcattttaaaaatatttattcagtATCTGTTCATTTGCTGCGTGATCTGTCTGAGAGGGAAAAGAATATTGGAAAGCATCTAGAGACATTTTGACTGCATATTTAAGAATGTTTGAGAGGAACTCTTGgtacatatatttttgtttttatcataaaaataaagtgttgTATGGCATATGTGATGAAATGCTTGTAGACAGGAGAGGGATTACTGGATTACTTTAACTACAGGGCGTACTCTACTACAGGGTGTACAAAAATTACCACAATatctaaaaacaataagttCATCGatatatgtattatatgttCAGATCCATGTAAATGGACATAGTACGACCACTACCAGTGGAAGTTAGTGTTAAACCTGTAGGTGgtaaaaaggtaaaagaaaTATAGAGAAAACAACATACATGCACTATGGATCTTGAGACTTTACCAGAGGGAGCATCAGCACCTTCAATGAAATAATCAACTCTGCTTTGGTATTTGTAACCTGCATTGCATACTTCCTAACATAGCATCACTGATGCATCCACCAGGCTGGCCAAAAATAGTTGCTAGGTGCATGTTCATCTCCAGTAAAAACTGTTGCTTTAATTGGTAGAGCAGTGATCACACCAGTATCACCTGATGCAAAACAATACTGATGAATACCTTTAGTGACCTCTACTGGTGACCAGCAGGAATTGAAACAACAAACATCTTTTTCTACACAATTGTCAGGCCCACTGATCCTGTAATCAAAATGCTGCATTATCCTTGAATAATGAAAACCTGCAAGTAAACCCAGACTATGTCCCACAGAACCATTTATGAAAAATAAGAGAAGGCAATAGTTTAATGATGCCCCATATCTGTATCACCTTATTTCTAACTTCCCAATTTAGCATTTACTGTGTAAACAACAAAGAAATAGTTAAATGATACAACACTATAATATTGCAATTAATTGATATAAGGGCTGTGGTGATTGTTAATTCATGTGAATGAACAGTTAATGAGCTATAATGCTTTATAACCTAGCTGTAATGAATTAAGTTGTAATTTATATAAATAGTTTAATTTATGCTGTACGATGATCTGTTCATTTGCTACCCATTAAAAAAAGATCTTGCTTTCTTGGACAATACagcaaaaaatatgaaatgaattaaattttGTCTACAAAAATCCCCAAATACTGAATCATAACCACAGTGGGATTCTGACAGGATGCCAGGGGTGAACCATCATATTGGAAAAAGCTTCTCCTGAAGTCAGGCCTCCTCTAGTGATCCTGACCATCACCTtggcaacaaaacaataaacatcatttaacaggaaattgttctttttcaatatttttaatcttttcttatCCAGGAAAAACCTAATAACCCTTAATGTCTTTGCCCATTGTCACATTTATTCAGTTTCAAGTCCTCAGCAGCCCTATTACATTCACTTCCtacaatgtttttcttttgcatgtgtttttctagTTGTTCTCCAAAAGGCAGGGTTGAAAGAACTATTCAGTTCATTTACTGAAGTACAAGTCATGGCActacactgtgaaaatactcTATTACTAAGTTCTACATTGAAATCCTATTTAAGTAAAAGTGTGTAAATATTACCatcaaaatgtacttaaagtatcaaaaCAAGCTATATGTAGATGGTTTTTGAGGTAATATATTAATGTATATATTTACTGCTGGATGTGTTTAAAATTAGATCAATTATATGTATATTACAAACTGTAGTTTAATTATCATTGTATCATATTTTACAAGATATTGTATTTGCCAAGGGGAAAAAACATGGATGTTTTTCTCCACATGTGTTGCATCCTGGGGACAGAAGAGACAGCCAAGATAACAATCACATTTGGACCAAATGGGACTAAGGTGCGGCTCAGAGCCGAAGATTACGGGTAATACCCAATTTGAGCATGACTGAGGCTGACACGCAGTGTTTCTCATTTGGACCAACTTTGGGTGGGTTGTTCCTTTGGATATCAGTCTTCTTTCTAACTGGAACCAGACTGTGTGCTCAGATTTATATTATATAGAGTTCATTGCTTTGAAATCTGAGAAATGTCATTCGAAGCCCTTGGTGATGCTATTGGATATAAGTGCAGTGCGCACTTGTAACACTGACGCATGGTTTGAGCAGAAAGCAGACATTTTGAACCCAAAACTGtatatgaaaatgagaaatcCATCACCACCTCTTGCCATaaattcataaaaacacacatatttaaaaaatgatgacaTATATACAAAGCAGAAACATCTACCTAAATGAAAGAAATCTTCTTATCATCTTGTATTTGATTTGGCCTCTGAATTTTCATTTTGGCTCCTGTTTGTTAACATGgaccagccaccagggggcaaTTGATTTAAGGTGGTTTCACTTTCGAGGAGTGGTCACTTTATCCGTCTTTATAGAGAGTCTATGTGCTGAATGGAAGGTTTTGAAACAGTATGTCTCTATATTGTCATGTGAAATTCATGTAACAAAGCAGTGCTAGTGGTTTACTTTGAACGCAGCTCACTGAGAACAAAACCATATTGTGGCATTGTAGGTTGCTGGTTTCCTAGAAAGCTAATTTTATGCATGTTCAGCCTCATGATTTCCTTATGCCTAGATGCTACTTCAGTTGTTAAGCATAAAGcataattcagttcagttcatttcaattcaactttattgtcattttactGTACAGTTCTGCAAGGTAGTATAAGATCAAAGTGCAAAGTAACCGACATTAAAGTGCATGCTAAATATATATTACTTCTAGACAGTCACagttaaaatacaacaaaattaccagtataaaaatataagatATCTGGTAGTACACATATGTATGCATTTATGCTACAgccatttaaaatttaaagcaCATCAAGTGTAAAACAAAGTAGTTTTTTTATACAGAGAGTCTGATTTAAATGAGACAGCAAGTCCAAAGCCATGATGGCAGCACTTTGAAGCCCTGGGTGGGCCGACTGAACCGCCTTTATCAAACACATTGAATGGTGCCTGAATTACCTTTGACAAACTCTGTATTGTTTGAAAACATATTGAATCATGATTTTAATACTGTAAACTTTTTTAAGATACCAATGTTAATTTTAATAAGGGTGCAGCCAGAACAAAACTGCAAATTCTTACCTTTTGTGTCGTCTATTAGGAACATACTTATCGTATGTCCATCAACTTTACCCTGTTCGAAATGGAACAGTCCACTGAACAAAAAGCATCCAAGTGTTTTGTCCTACAATGTGTAATCCTTGAGAAAATCCCATAAAAGATCCATTGTTCACTTTGCAAATCTACccactttgttttttggttgttttgggGCATTTAATTCTACTTTTGATGTGAAGCAGCTGTTGTATTCCTATTTGCAATCTTgtgctgaaaaaacaaacaaacaaaaacaaaaagcaagcTATGCTTCACATACTGGGGTATAAGTGTAAATCTATCACAGCATCACGAACATGATTCAGAGAGACCACAAAATAATTTGCTCAAGATGAggcatttcttttttctataaATCTATGgcatatataaaaaataattcaaaaaaatgtttttaatggtaAACAGCAAATGTTCATTTTGCAAATTATCTCAACTTAAGAGAATATCACTGCAGGCACTGACACAACAGTGTTTATGTGATCTGATATGAttgatctattttttttatttttgtaatatcaACACTATTAACCACTTACCATCTTATATAAATTGCAGGGTTGTGATAAGATTAGATGATCGATTAAAGCTTGTAATGTCAATGGACAAATGTACTGAGATGAGATGAATCAATTGTGTTGTGtacaaatatactgtatcacAAGGATTACAATAAAGCATTTAGTATGCTATAAGTTATATTTGTTGATCATTTTCTTTTACAAGTCAGAGCATAGATTCAGTCCATAGCCCCAGGTCTATCAGTGCTCCACAAGAAAATGATGCCAGATATCCAAATATGATTGCATAGACATATTAATCACATAATCCATATTTACGTCATATATGACaatacaaacatactgtattataTTTAAACGTGAAATTTAACTGTATTTGTACACTGAAATATTGTCATATTACTATTAGAACTTCTATAATTGAATTACTGTAGTTTACTGCTTTTCAAATAAAGTTCAAAACAATAAGTAGCTACAATCTCAAAAAGACACAAGTATCAAAAACTGAACATCTAATAAACAATAAGTAAAGTAACTACTATTTATTGCTTTTCAGTTTCCAACTCCCTGGgagctgtgtgtgctgtgtgctgtCTGCACAGTTACTGCTACTAGATGTGCTGAAATATTGGAAGCAATTGGATTTTTGATTATACCTTCTTTTGTCAGAGCTTTTCAGCCACACGatttttaaagctttgtttttcatgtaaTGTGCGCCAGCAGTAGTCCATTGCTGCTGCCTCTGTGGTTAATGATGATAAAGATAGCAGGAGAAAGTGGGTGTGTGAAGCAGGCCTGAATGAACCATAGTGGACAAATGTGAGGGCACAGGGCTACAGTGTGATGCACATTCTACTCTGACTGTATTAAGATGAGTCTGCAGAAGGTATACACAGTGTTGTTACCTGTCTCTAGGTCTCTAGCCAGGTCAGGAAAACAGGAGTGGATGTTGCTCTCCACAGCACTCAGTTTGCATGTGGTGGTTGCTGTAACATAGAAATCGAAGGGATTGCAGGGGTTTATGTGGTCTCGCACAATTAGAACTCATACACAGTTGTCAGCATAGTTACAGCACACATGATCCATTTGATGCCATGAggtacaataaaaatgatttaaaatagaaaatttaaagaagaaaaatattctgTAAAATAGGCACTTATCACGTTATGTGGCTGGAGCACCTACAATGTATACCAAATCATTTTCCTTATGGGCTGGAAATTGTTTGATCCATTCTCAAATGTAAACCAATGACAAGAGCAGTATATACTCACATTTTAAGCATTTGGGCATTGCTCCCCATTTTCCTCAGCTCAGGTGGTTTTCAGTATGGCAAACTTCAACAGTGCCAGTGACGTGTGAGCAAATGGGATGGCTAAACACCCTTCATGGTACTGCTCTGCACCTCATTGTCACCTAATTTCTTCACACATTGCCAGGGCCAGAAACAAAAGCATTGAATGCTTTCAAAGTTGCATATTTGCTTCAAACAATTGTATTTATAAAGTCAAACTCATTCATTCAGCAGTTAAAATAAGTTTGAAGATATTCTTCTTTTGCTTTATGTTGGGATTATCTCACATACCTTCCTGCATAAGCCATAGAGCACTGAAAGAACACAAGAATCCAGAACATGAAGAGAAGGATGTTTAGTATAGCTGACCTGATCCTGGTAACGGATTCTGAGAATGTCAACATAAACCAAAATCACATTCTCCAGTGGCAACATTTTatacagaaatagaaatatGACTGCAGAAGCAATTACCAACAGTGCTGTCCCAAACATCTGCATGTATTACCAGTCCTGATCCTGTTATCCTGTGGACTTCTTGTGAAATGTCATTCCCAATCCAGTCTCCAGACATTTCTGGATTTTCCTTCTAATGCTGCCTGGCACACCTATCTCTCATGCCCATGTTGTCCAGCTCTGACTCACCCACCTGTTTCCATTTCCCTAACAAGTTCCACTGTTTACATAATAGCATAATCATGCTTACCGACTTAGCCTTGTCACCGTCTGTTccctttcattttacatttaccaTTCTTCCACTCAAATGGATTTCTTGATTGGTTTGGGCTGATTGTATGTCTCTAACTTCCCTTTGGACTTTGACTCTAGTTGTGGTTATCATTGCTTGGTTGTGTTGCAAGGACTTACAGTAAGCCTTGTATGTTTCTATTCTGTTACCACCACCTGGTCAAGGATGGAGAAGTTTCTCTTACCTGGTCTGTGGTTAGTGGGCTTTCTTGACTTTCTTTCTGGCCTTCCTCATGTGAGCTTCCCTCTGTGCTTTAGATTTTCTACTAGGTCTGGATGTGCAAGCCACTAGTCAGACTCCCAGGCAGCCTCAACTCTGGCTAGCCACAAGCCAGTTACTTTTTGGTCTGCTCCACCCCCCTGAGTCAGCCTTCAGTGTGGCTCTTACCCAGGGAAGGGTGACCTCTTGAAGTTGCCTTTTATGGGGACTCGCCTAGCCAATCTTGGGATAGAGCTAGTGGTTTCACCCAGTGCACCCAAGTTCCAAATCCCCAGCACAGCTGAGCCACAGCCTTCCAGGACCACCAAGCCACAGACACCAAAGGGCACTACATATGTTCCAGAGcttgctctgtgctgctgtcaatTCATCTGACTATGGGTCTTCTCCAGAGTCTGCTTCTGAGCTATTTCTTGGGTTGGCCATCACTGCTGCACTTTGCTATTCCTGAGTTGACTTCCTTGGCTGTCTTGGTCCCTGAGTTGGCCACCCAGTCCAATGCCATTCCAGCTTT contains these protein-coding regions:
- the LOC113121620 gene encoding TNFAIP3-interacting protein 1-like, encoding MRSESQLQTTSLERDLHMCSTPQSYSMSLHKLTVDRSQTSETAPTDDKQTRRLYPSLPDIDRFDVYVPQQDIEGRLHTAANCHPEGLLDDTQSHVSAVNSDMRMKAQILILEEQRQELLSINEKWAREYQTMVQYYKEKVRDLKALLQQSSNHFEEALCEEGEMHVTLYKKPKFNTLKNKERKWTGDDDVNSVLLEAEKEANELQAQNKTLTRRGQHQQEEIKRLNKALEEVLQTTQPTGDLWKHQAETYKEDFLKERRDREMLMDKYLELKKRCMKVHNELCVLKAQVTWNWLSQPVLKCSCKNRAKCRNWEVCREPHQVKGPLHS